In the Candidatus Brocadiia bacterium genome, one interval contains:
- a CDS encoding ChaN family lipoprotein, which yields MPYKKQDISPRVELIEIQKRLLKRIKQSLYAEYCLTNPWIDEYYEDYKKLTSYYERLVSKAELLDEIIKSNIVYLGDYHTLRQSQKTLVRMLGPIIDSGFSRPVVIGLEMFRAEYQPSIDRFLSGGISETGFLKQVNYDKTWGFNWNHYKIILDFARQHNIRVCGLNTRDIKGKNSLDRRDDVIAKTIADMLSQNPKGLNLVLFGDLHISENHLPKKVDQIIVEEGLPVLKRLIICQNSERIYWKLASQELEQTTEAVKIKDGVYCVMNSTPLMVFQSCFSWQYQEEELKSCPVHSGWCQGEAPGTLLPEEMAELVKAICQFLNLEVPPLDRFTICSAHDFDILEKVRRKLSSPIEKERIAVDLARTESYFIREANLICLSNLSLNHASEEAAHLIHYHYALTDKNGKPAEIKRSPMDNFYYNVIREALGFFGSRVINHKRLCNKEADFRSLLSRYARKRVIPTWVYAERQIIRIVLEHMKREHDYIDTSNWKTYRKISYLNIDQWVGVSQSLGYILGDKLYNGVMQNIVSRSEIRELFLKPFGSARESLKSYLYLVRRTESVKEVFSGKEDHL from the coding sequence ATGCCTTACAAAAAACAGGATATATCACCCCGAGTGGAGTTGATAGAAATTCAGAAACGACTGCTCAAGCGTATAAAACAAAGTCTTTACGCTGAATACTGCCTGACCAACCCATGGATTGATGAGTATTATGAGGATTATAAAAAGCTTACCAGTTATTACGAAAGATTGGTTTCTAAGGCGGAACTTCTTGATGAGATAATCAAATCTAATATTGTTTATCTGGGTGATTATCACACGCTGCGCCAGTCGCAAAAGACATTGGTTCGTATGCTTGGGCCTATCATAGATTCCGGTTTTTCACGCCCGGTGGTTATCGGGCTGGAAATGTTCCGGGCCGAGTACCAACCTTCAATAGACAGATTTCTAAGCGGTGGAATTAGTGAAACTGGGTTCCTTAAGCAGGTGAATTACGATAAAACTTGGGGTTTTAACTGGAATCATTACAAGATTATTCTGGATTTTGCCCGCCAGCATAACATCAGAGTATGTGGGTTAAATACCAGGGATATAAAAGGCAAAAACTCCTTGGATCGGCGCGACGATGTTATTGCTAAAACTATAGCCGATATGTTATCCCAAAACCCTAAAGGATTAAATCTGGTTTTATTCGGTGACCTGCATATAAGCGAGAACCATTTACCTAAAAAAGTGGACCAAATAATTGTCGAGGAAGGGTTGCCTGTCTTAAAGAGGCTTATTATCTGCCAGAATTCCGAGCGTATTTACTGGAAGCTGGCGTCTCAGGAGTTGGAGCAAACTACCGAAGCAGTTAAGATTAAAGATGGTGTTTATTGCGTGATGAACTCTACGCCGCTGATGGTTTTCCAATCATGTTTTAGCTGGCAGTATCAGGAAGAAGAATTGAAATCATGCCCGGTGCATTCGGGTTGGTGCCAGGGGGAAGCTCCGGGAACTCTTTTGCCTGAAGAAATGGCCGAGCTGGTTAAAGCGATATGCCAATTTTTGAACTTGGAAGTTCCACCCCTTGATCGGTTTACTATTTGCTCGGCACACGATTTTGATATTCTGGAGAAAGTAAGAAGAAAGTTATCCTCACCGATTGAGAAAGAACGGATTGCGGTTGACTTGGCCCGAACTGAAAGCTATTTCATTCGCGAAGCCAACTTGATATGTTTGTCAAACCTTTCATTGAACCATGCGTCCGAAGAAGCGGCCCACCTGATACATTATCATTATGCATTAACGGATAAAAACGGTAAACCGGCAGAGATTAAGCGGTCGCCGATGGATAATTTTTATTATAATGTTATTCGCGAGGCGTTAGGCTTTTTCGGGTCCAGAGTTATAAACCATAAGCGGCTTTGCAATAAAGAAGCCGATTTTCGGAGTTTGCTTAGCCGTTATGCCCGGAAAAGGGTGATTCCCACCTGGGTTTATGCAGAGCGTCAAATTATTCGAATTGTTCTGGAACATATGAAACGCGAACATGATTATATTGACACTTCAAACTGGAAGACGTATAGAAAAATAAGTTATTTGAATATTGATCAGTGGGTTGGAGTTTCTCAATCACTGGGGTATATTCTGGGTGATAAACTCTATAACGGTGTGATGCAGAATATCGTCAGCCGAAGTGAAATAAGAGAGCTATTTCTTAAGCCCTTTGGTTCGGCCAGAGAGTCCCTAAAAAGCTATCTTTACCTGGTTCGCCGGACGGAATCAGTAAAGGAAGTATTCTCGGGGAAAGAAGATCACTTATGA